The following DNA comes from Saccopteryx leptura isolate mSacLep1 chromosome 7, mSacLep1_pri_phased_curated, whole genome shotgun sequence.
GAGTGTGTGTGAGCTGCAGGTGGCCGGCCGCCGCCCAGGACCCCACCCCCCGTCACCCCAGCTCAGGGACCCCTCGGTCCACAGGTCCCCGGAGGGGGTCTGCCCACAGGCAGCGTGCGGACCCCAGGACTCCAGGCCCCACTCTGGCCGGTGCAGACTGGGCCGGGGTCTCCACTGAGTCAGGGACGGGTTGAGCTGAAATAATGTGTCTTCAGGGCCTCTCGACAAGACATGGGTTCCGTGGGCCCCTCAGCCTGAGGTCTGGTCCGGGGTCCTCAGGGAGAGATGGGGTCAAAGCCACGTGGAACCTCAGACACCTTTGTCCCCAGCCGAGCTGGTCGCATGTCCCCATGTGGGGGGACCGCCCGTGGGCCGGGCCAGGGCGCCCCTTCAGTGTCCACAAGGGAAGTCCTCCCTGTTAGTGCCCTCCCGTCCCCATCGCCACGGCCTCCGAGTGTCCCCGCGCCACCAGCTCTGCCCAGAGGGGCCTGCGTTGGCCACGCTGCGTCTGACGACATCAGGCTCTGGGAGCCAAGCAGCTCAAAGCTCCCGTTACCGCGACGCTGGCGATGGAAGAGCAGACGCACAGCTACCTAGCGTGTGACCAACCCCTCTGACAGCCCTGAGGACACACACAGCTTCCCGTCTGTGTGACAGTGCTGGGGGGGTCTGCGGGGGGGGGGCGTCGGCCATCGGGGGGGGTCTGTGGGGGGGCGTCGGCCATCGGGGGGGTCTGCGGGGGGGCGTCGGCCATGGGGGGGTCTGTGGGGGGGCGTCGGCCATGGGGGGGTCTGTGGGGGGGCGTCGGCCATCGGGGGGGGGGTCTGCGGGGGGGCGTCGGCCACCAGGAGCCACGCGGTGCTGGGAGCAGGGGGGGCAGGGACCCCAGCGCCCGGAGGGCCTCAGACCAAGCGCCCCACCGGCCAGCCTCGCCTGTCCTTCCGGATGCAGAGCAGCTGGTCAGGAGCctgagggatggggggggggagggcttgaATCCCATTCAAGGTGGAGCGTTTTTGAAATAACCGGCTGGAGGTTTAGGAAatgaggaaaacaataaaaaatgaaataacaacgGGTTTTGACAACAAATTAAAAGAAGGAAGAACCTGCGAGCTTCCCAGGACAGAGGAGAGTGGCCCCCCCGTGGGAACGGCTCCCCTGCGACAGACCCTCAGGGTGGGCGGGCCGGGGGGCACACCCCGGGGGCCGGGGGCTGAGGAGGGTCTCGCGGAGGACTCAGGGCTCCCAGGGTGACCCTCCCCGGGGAGGGGGCGCTCTCCCGGGCCGACAGCTCGGATGCCGGGGCCAGGTCCGTGCCTGAGGCGTGTTCGCCCCGCCCCACACACACGCCTCAGCTCCTGTCCGCACCTGGTGGGGCCCAAGTGTCTGGAGCAGTCTGGCATTTCCCAATTCCTGGACTCGTGCACCCACACAGCTGCTCACCGCACGGCTCCCCCTCCACCACGCCGGGCAGGGGGGCCGGCACAGCGCGTCCCTGAGGGTGGCCCTCAGCCCTAGAAGGCCCCACATGCTCAGGGTGGGGCTCCCAGCCCGCCAGGCCACCAGGCCCTCCTCCCTGTCACCCGGGAGTTTTTATGTCCTCGGATGACACAATCAGAACCACATGTTTCTCCAGACGGGAAGGGCCCAGGCGCACCCCGCTCGGGACTGCTGCTGTGGTCTGTCGGGTGGGCCTGCGCCAGGCGCACCCCGCTCGGGACTGCTGCTGTGGTCCGTCGGGTGGGCCCGCGCCAGGCGCACCCCGCTCGGGACTGCTGCTGTGGTCCGTCGGGTGGGCCCGCGCCAGCCGCACCCCGCTCGGGACTGCTGCTGTGGTCCGTCGGGTGGGCCCGCGCCAGCCGCACCCCGCTCGGGACTGCTGCTGTGGTCCGTCGGGTGGGCCCGCGCCAGCCGCACCCCGCTCGGGACTGCTGCTGTGGTCCGTCGGGTGGGCCCGCGCCAGGCGCACCCCGCTCGGGACTGCTGCTGTGGTCCGTCGGGTGGGCCCGCGCCAGGCGCACCCCGCTCGGGACTGCTGCTGTGGTCTGTCGGGTGGGCCTGCGCCAGCCGCACCGCCGTGACCCCGGGCAGCCCGCTGGCAGCCAGGTGCAGAGAGGCGCTCGGGCTGGCTCAGGGTCGCGGGCTGGGACCCTGGCGGACACCGCCCCCCTCCACCTGCAGGCTTCCCGGGGCCTTCGAcgctgctcctctctctgttcttgtctcgTCTGCCCAGTGGCCCCCGGAAGCCTGCCAGCTCCCAGCCGGCCTCACGGTCCCTCAGCCTGGCCTCCCCATGGCCACGTTTCCAGCCCAGCTCGTCACTGTGAGCCGGGCTGTGGGGTCACAGGGTCCAGGATGCTGGCCGGCACCTCAGCAGGTGTCCTCAGGACGTGGTCCAGGAGGGATGGCCCAGTGTACGGAACCTGCAGCCACGGTCCCTTTGCTTCTTACCGGGCACCTCCGGCCACGGCCGCTGCTGTTGGCCCACGGAGCCCCTCACAGTTGTCGGCAGCTGGCCACACCCCTGCTTCCCAAAGAGAAGCGGAGGCCTCACGGAGGAGGACTAACCGCGGTGCCCGTGAGCACCGGTGCCGCCCGCCTGGGGCAGCTCCGCCTCCCAGCCCCTCGGTGCCGTGAGCGCCCCGGTCACCTCGCTGTCCAGCCGGGCTGCCACTAGCCACACGCAGCCGTGGAGCACTGTGGGGCAGCCAGTGTGACCGAGGAACTGACCTTTTCATCCATTCCACTTGAATTGTTTTGGGTTTAATTGAAATGGTCCCGTGCCGGTGGCAGCTGTGTGTGCAAGCCGCCCTGGAGGACCCGCAGGAAATGTCACAAAAAGGTCAAACACAGAGTTTTAACTGTGATCAGCTGGCAAGACGCGAGGGATGCTACCGGAGAACGTCAGTTGTGTCCCAGGCGGCCAGTGTGGTACCCCTGTGTCCACCCTGGCCAGTGTGACCCCACACCAAGAAGAAACGCACCGAGTGCTGGGGACATGTGGCCCAGACGGGCAACAACGTGATCCAGCCAGTGATTTAAGAACCAGACATCAAAACAGCCCTAAGAAAGCCCAGAGCTCCCAGGACTGCAGAATATAAACACCACCATTAAGCCCCGAGGCTGAGGGGGCGTGGGGTCGTGCCCTGGATGGGGTGCAGGTGACCTCTTCCCGGAGGCCACAGAGAACTGGGAGCTGAGCACTgtcacctcctccccctggccacACTGTCCCCAGAGGTCAACGGTGCACACTGCAGGGCTGGGGCTCGGGGTGCAAGGGGTAGGGCTAAACTCCGCGATGTCTGCTGGACGTCATTTCCCCCCAAGCAAAATGGCCGCACCCACAGtctccaccaccatccccactTCCGGGGCGGGGGGACCCTGGCTCAGAGCTGGAGATCGAGACCACGGCCACACCCAGGGCTCAGGAGGCTGTGCCAGCTGCCAGGCGTCTGGTTACTGGAGCTGCACTGTGAGTCTCCCTTGCGAAGTGAAGACGGTGACAGGGACACCGCCTGCAGGGTCGCAGTGGGATTGGACGGGCTGGGGGTGTTTGAGCAGTGCCCGGAGGCGTCTGTGACTGGGACCAGCTGTCTTTGAATGGTCAGAAAGTGTCCACCCCGGGGCAGCACAGGGCTGATGATGACGGCACAGGAACGGCGTCCTCACAGGAGGGGGGAGTGGACGCGTCACCCTCAGCGGCCTGGCACTGAGTGTCCCCAGCTTCCTGGAGGCACAGCAGTGGTCGGGTCCCTCCAGCGTGGCCTCCGAGGTGGGAGCGTGACGTCCTGCTTGGAACCGGGGGCCTGAGTCCCCGCCGCCACCCTGAGCACCTCCTTCTGTGCGTGGACTTCGACCTCCTTAAAAAGCACCCGGGAGGGTCCTGTCCCACCCTGACCTCCAGTGAACTCAGAGGTGACACGGGAGCCCGCGTCCCCGCCGTGAAACGCAAGGAGGGGTTTGCTGATTAACCCGTTCAGACGCGCACGCAGTGTCCACTAGGAAACCTGACAGCGGTTTTGTTGCGGTGTTGCCCTGGAGTTTTCTTTTGTAACAGCTTATTTATTGAGGTGTAAGTTATACTCCATAGAATGTATCCACCGTAACGGTACAATTTggtgaagtcttttttttttctttttagaaatgtatAGAGTTCTGCAAACTTCAGCACAATCTGTTTTCAAACGCTTGGTTTTTAAACACTTTCAAACATTCCCGTCGGCCTGCGGGGCCTCCGTCCGGGCCCCCACGCCTCCGCCTTCCCCGAGCGAGTGAGCGTGGGGCCCCGTGGAGTCACACACTGTGTGGCCTCTTGCACTTGACTTCATTAGTGAGGGACGATGTCCTCGACCGTCAGTCACCCCGGCTGGAGACGCTGCCAGCGCCTTCTCCTTTCAGACGCTGGACCCCATTTTGTTCCTGCAAGTCACCAGTTCCTGGGCCTCTGGGGCCGTGTTCAGTCTCTGGGGCGCACGCCACGTTGAGCGTTCTCGTACGAGCCCCTGCGTGGACACAGGGTCCCATTTCTCCGGGGTATTGTAATCGTCTGCTGTAATAAATACCATCGACGTGGCggcgggtggggggtgggcttAGAAACAGCTTTCAGGTCTCACGTCTCTGCAGGCCGGGAAGTTCCAGGTCAAGGCGCCAGGTGATCCGGGCGTGGTGAGGGTCGTCTTCCTGGTTCGTAGATGGCCTTCGTAGATGGCCGTCGCCTTGCTGTGTCCTCCCacggcagaggggacagggggctCTGTGGGGTCCCCTGTATCGGGGCTCCACCTCACATCATCCCCATGGGAGGGACAACACACGCACTTTGGGGGACAGGATCGTTCGGACCTCGGGGGCGGGGCGCAGCTAGGAGGGGGGCTGCTGAATCGTGCGGGACGCCTGCCGAACCGCCCGCCCGACACGTTTTCCGCGGCAGATTTACCATATTTACCTCCGGACCCTCCCAGCGGCAGCGGAGCGGGAAGATGAGGGCTTCTCCACACCCTGGTCCTCCCCGCCGGCGGTCTCTGTGACGACCGCCGTCCTCGTGGGCGGGAACTCCTGACTTGGTGTCACCTCGTGACTGACGACACGGAGCGTCCTCTCGCGGACCTGTCTTCTGCACAGCCTCCTCGGGGACGTGGCGGTGTGCGCCCTCCCCCCAGTTTAAATCGGGTTTCTTCTCTTGAACTTGTAAGAGTGCGTTATTGACCCCGGACACCAGGTACAGGCAGACGTGTCCCCGGGGGCTATCCCCCCCCACCCAGTGTGtggcttctcttttcattttcttaacgaTGTCTGAATGACACGCAAAGCTTTTAATCTTGATGAAGTCTGATGtatcgacttttttttttttttccttttgtggatCATGCTGTTAGGGTCACATCTAAGAACATTCCGCCTAAGCCAAACGCTCCCAaattttctcctgtgttttcttgCAGGGGTTTGAAACCAGCTCTACAATCCACTCGAGTTAATGTCGGCGAATGGCAGGCGGTGAGGGTCGGGATTCATCTTCCTGCCTCTGGAGAGCCGATTGCCCAGAACCATTTGTCGGaaggactccttttttttttttatcttctgagGATTTTTCTTGGCATCAGAGTTGGAAATCAGGTGACCACACATGCCAGCAGTTACTTGTGAACTTCAGGTTTTATTCCGTCGACCTCCGTGTCCACCCTGCGTCAACAACCACAGCCTCTACAGCGTGAGAACAAGTGTTAAAGTCTGGTAGCATCAACACTCTCATTTTGTCCTTTTTCAAAAAGATTGTTTTAGATGTTGTGAGTTCTCTGCCTTGTCAAGAAAAATCTTATGGTTGGTTTGCCGATTTCTAACCACCCCTCCCTCCAAAACACCTGCTGCGGTTCTTACAGGGTCTTAAGGACGAGCGGGAGAATGGCCCCGGGGGTCTCCCAGCCCGGCCTCAGGATACACCGCCCCCACCCTCCGGTTCCTCTCGCCTCCAACCCACGACCTTCCACGTTGCGCTTCCTTTGCTGGGCTTCTTCCTAAatgctcttacttttttttttttcccgatgCAATTGTGAATAGAGTGGTTTTCTTCATTCCATTCCCTGATGGTCTGTCGCTGGTTTACAGACATACAAATGGCTTTGTAGGCTGATCTGGTATCAAGGACCCTGGATGAACTCACCCATTAGCTTGAGTAGCTTTTGCGAAGTGGTTTTTTTGGGCAAATTATAAACATTCTTGGCCGTAAATCAGGACATTtaacaactaatatttatttatctttttttttttttaaatgagaggaagggagacaggcagactcccccacgcgccctggccgggatccactcagccatccccatctggggccggcgctcaaaccaaccgagccactggagggggaggggaggaaaagcagatggtcacttctcctctgcgccccgactggggatagaacccaggacgtccacacgccaggccaacgctcttatctcctgagccaaccggcctgtttttactgaaaaaacaaatatgaatgaaatgaatgaaatgagagaatgaatgaaaacGAGTAGATAGAAAAACATTGACTCAAATACACCAAACACAAAATAGCACACTGATGGGAATCCCTCAAAACACAGGTGTGGCAGGTGCACAGAgcatgctgggggtgggggggggggcgagaggCGCCCCAAAGCCTCAGAGGCTGCACGGAGCTGGTGCGACAACTTTAAAAACACCAGGAACCCTGACGGCAGAGCAGCCACTGTCCGACGAGGCACGCTGGCGGCGTCCAGAGGCCGCAGGGGAAGCTCGGGGGACTTCTAAGAGGCCGACCGGACGCCCCTATGGTTTTGAAGTGTGTGGAAACCAAACCCCGCCTAAGGAAGGAGGCCTGTCGCAGACGTGTGGCTGGTTTGCTCCTCAAGACGTTTGCCACGTGTTGGAAGCCGGGGAGGACGGAGGGACAGACTGAATTCCATCCGCACCCCAGGTCCTCCCGGGACTCAGCCCCGTTCACCTCCCCACGCGGGTGCAGACAGACAGGACCTGCAGGCAGAGCAGGCACGTGACAAGTGCCCCCGACTGTTGCCACTTGCTGACACACAGCCCATGTGGGTCTCCCCAACTCCGCGAAGGCTGACCGACCCCCCACTATTTGGGGGACCCCCGTGATCCAAAGTTCTACGGTTCTGCTGCTTAGAGTCCGGGACTCCCAAATAAGCCTCATGAAGAAAAACCtcgaacatttttttttataaagtcttCTAGCTTGAATGCCGCTGAGAATGAGGTGAAACACCCGAATGGTGACGCCTCCGGGAGCCCCTCGGTGTGGCCGGCAGCTTTGGGACCGGAGCGGGGCGAAACTCAAAGGTCCTCACCCCCTGGGCGTCCCAGGTTATTCCGTAAGCACCTACTAGTCGAGCCCACTGTCAGTTTCAGCCGAGCCAAACACCTGGCCTTGCACCACGGCCCCTGAATCATTACCGACCCCAGTCGATCACAGCTCTCGTGACGATCGTCAAGCCGGAACACTGGAAATGCAGGGTTCTGACCGAGGGAAGGCCGATGCCAGGGTGCGCGAGGAGGACCAGGCCGTCCCGGGGACGGGGTGCGCGAGGAGGACCAGGCCGTCCCGGGGACGGGGTGCGCGAGGAGGACCAGGCCGTCCCGGGGACGGGGTGCGCGAGGAGGCCCAGGCCGTCCCGGGGACGGGGTGCGCGAGGAGGCCCAGGCCGTCCCGGGGACGGGGTGAGCGAGGAGGCCCAGGCCGTCCCGGGGACGGGGTGCGCGAGGAGGCCCAGGCCGTCCCGGGGACGGGGTGCGCGAGGAGGCCCAGGCCGTCCCGGGGACGGGGTGCGCGAGGAGGACCAGGGCGTCTTGGGGACGGGGTGCGCGAGGAGGCCCAGGCCGTCCCGGGGACGGGGTGCGCGAGGAGGCCCAGGCCGTCCCGGGGACGGGGTGCGCGAGGAGGCCCAGGCCGTCCCGGGGACGGGGTGCGCGAGGAGGCCCAGGCCGTCCCGGGGACGGGGTGCGCGAGGAGGCCCAGGCCGTCCCGGGGACGGGGTGAGCGAGGAGGACCAGGGCGTCTTAGGGACAGGGTGCGCGAGGAGGACCAGGGCGTCCCGGGGACGGGGTGCGCGAGGAGGACCAGGCCGTCCCGGGGACGGGGTGCGCGAGGAGGCCCAGGGCGTCTTGGGGACGGGGTGCGCGAGGAGGCCCAGGCCGTCTCGGGGACGGGGTGCGCGAGGAGGACCAGGCCGTCCTAGGGACCAGGCAGCTGCTGGGTGCCCACGGCCCAGCTCTCCTCACTCTGTGCTGACCTCACCGGGCTCCCCACCAGGAGCAAGGTCTGATCCCTTGGGATTGCTTTCCCCGGGGGTAGCGGGGAATATAGTTTGAGACCCCCGACACGTGCAAATGTCACCACCGCCACCTCCGTCGTCTCTCGGGGTCAGGGCGGTGGGTGGGGGCTGAACGGGAGTGGCGGGCATCTGAATGCCGCTGCAGTTCTGGGGAGCACCACCAGGTGGCACCGGGACCGCACTGGCACCGCTCCCCCACCAGCCCCGGCATGTCACCCTCCACTGTCCCCAAACACCacacctgcctccccccccccggccccgtggtgccctctggcagacGAAGTCCGTCCCCAAACCTCAGAAAGCCCCTGGAGCCCGCCTGCCTAGCCTCTGTGGCTGCCGCCCTCTTCCCTCCGGTGAGGGCCGGGAAGGGGGTCACTGGGCCCCTCCAGCAGGTGGAGAAGCCCAGAGAACAGCCCCACACTGGCTCCCGCCGTGACTTTGTGAATCCATCACACGAATGGTGTGTCAACGTGTCCCTGACACTTGGTCAGAGGGACCGGACCTAGTCAATCACACAAAATAAACTGCGCCGGAGTCCATGGCATTAACCTCCACTTTGCGGCAGGCTAACCAGCATGGAGAGGGGGATAGGCTCGAGCCGGGGGTGAGCAGAGCCCAGCCCAGAGGTGGGGGGGAGCTGTGGCCTCCACGGGCGGCGGACGCTGGGTCCCAGTCACCCAAACAGGACCCTGCCAGGGCATGATCCACTGTCAGTCTCTAGGACCCCCTGACAAGTGGTCTGAAAAGTTTCAGACAGAAGATGGCAAAGCACCGTTCCCCAAAACAGCCTGCACCCCAAGTTTCTGTAGACCCTCAAACAGCCCTGCCAAGGGGCATGTGGCCCTGTTTTGGGGTCCCTGGCTTCCCCTGGTAGGACGAACCCTCCAGGCTGGCCGTGAGCCATCCTTGGTGAAACGTGCAGCCCCAGGTCCCACCTCTGCCTGACGCCTGCGCTGCAGGAGAGAGGGTTTTCCCACGGGAGCCGGAAGCTGGAGCAAGGACCCCAGCCTCGAGGAAGGGGTCTGGGACTGCGGCTGCACCCCCTCCTGGCTGCCGGCCACTCCTGCCATCCTGTTCTCACTCCTCCCTG
Coding sequences within:
- the LOC136379061 gene encoding collagen alpha-1(III) chain-like, with the translated sequence MSAMHGPAPFLASPLRPRGRGPCGWASRRGQQVPNGTAGLCAFTLGQEPDVTFTWPWGTAERGGQASEHFILFTGDPVTAGPTPPPAPPVPTTARLSPPTSRQPSGAKPASKGPAGGLVTGMRDKSRPATGWLPELQPGSTGLSKFLAPHPLSSGFLRLLLPCYPLVSATEGLGSPAPRRRPVEEENCSGIQMPATPVQPPPTALTPRDDGGRPGPPRAPRPRDGLGLLAHPVPKTPWASSRTPSPGRPGPPRAPRPRDALVLLAHPVPKTPWSSSLTPSPGRPGPPRAPRPRDGLGLLAHPVPGTAWASSRTPSPGRPGPPRAPRPRDGLGLLAHPVPKTPWSSSRTPSPGRPGPPRAPRPRDGLGLLAHPVPGTAWASSLTPSPGRPGPPRAPRPRDGLGLLAHPVPGTAWSSSRTPSPGRPGPPRAPRPRDGLVLLAHPGIGLPSVRTLHFQCSGLTIVTRAVIDWGRLCRRQVRERTLRVVSHEVTPSQEFPPTRTAVVTETAGGEDQGVEKPSSSRSAAAGRVRRTQQGDGHLRRPSTNQEDDPHHARITWRLDLELPGLQRLLHGCVWLVAARLDSEVTGALTAPRGWEAELPQAGGTGAHGHRGVWPAADNCEGLRGPTAAAVAGGARPAHSDELGWKRGHGEARLRDREAGWELAGFRGPLGRRDKNRERSSVEGPGKPAGGGGRCPPGSQPATLSQPERLSAPGCQRAARGHGGAAGAGPPDRPQQQSRAGCAWRGPTRRTTAAVPSGVRLARAHPTDHSSSPERGAAGAGPPDGPQQQSRAGCGWRGPTRRTTAAVPSGVRLARAHPTDHSSSPERGAPGAGPPDGPQQQSRAGCAWRRPTRQTTAAVPSGVRLGPSRLEKHVVLIVSSEDIKTPG